A region from the Pelobates fuscus isolate aPelFus1 chromosome 3, aPelFus1.pri, whole genome shotgun sequence genome encodes:
- the LOC134602421 gene encoding uncharacterized protein LOC134602421: MEPMEGSSQNASSWTRTKRQRQPRTFKSTRSLHTGSERKYAQSFCPEENAALVTKLCQYYNYILGEAAKKTTSSKRNHLWMEIVDAVNAAGGNNRTLDVVKKRYSDIRRMVKKKMCRAAAASRNTGSINAQKPSLFPYEEEFLQFMGRNSLLGIEGMFENDNQDANHSLEEEGEREIMSSAEDDPLGPYFTAKETATGQAPVSREGASGFIHFSHQCSHE; the protein is encoded by the exons ATGGAACCCATGGAGGGTAGCAGCCAGAATGCATCAAGTTGGACACGCACAAAGAGGCAGAGGCAGCCCAGGACTTTTAAGTCAACAAGGAGTCTGCATACAGGCTCTGAGAGGAAATATGCCCAAAGTTTCTGCCCAGAGGAGAATGCAGCACTAGTCACAAAACTCTGCCAGTACTACAATTATATTTTGGGGGAAGCAGCCAAGAAAACAACATCATCTAAAAGAAATCATCTGTGGATGGAAATAGTTGATGCAGTCAATGCCGCTGGTGGGAATAATCGGACTTTAGATGTGGTAAAGAAACG ATATTCTGATATAAGGCGCATGGTAAAGAAGAAGATGTGTAGAGCTGCAGCTGCCTCCAGGAATACAGGAAGTATTAATGCACAAAAACCTAGCTTGTTTCCATACGAGGAGGAGTTTCTACAATTCATGGGGAGAAATTCCCTGCTTGGCATCGAAGGGATGTTTGAAAATGATAATCAAGATG CCAATCACTCACTAGAAGAAGAAGGTGAAAGAGAAATTATGAGCTCTGCAGAAGATGATCCGCTTGGTCCATATTTTACTGCTAAGGAGACGGCAACTGGTCAAGCTCCCGTCTCCCGGGAGGGAGCTTCTGGCTTCATTCACTTCTC ACACCAATGTTCCCATGAGTGA